The following are from one region of the Chiloscyllium punctatum isolate Juve2018m chromosome 46, sChiPun1.3, whole genome shotgun sequence genome:
- the LOC140468154 gene encoding prostaglandin E2 receptor EP1 subtype-like yields MAQYGNMTVLYQGFVNGNSSSTVNSSLLHSSLSQNNTNPVLCPWKPTNSSMAVAIPSFSMTLGALSNIIALVILIKSYARFRRRSKATFLLFASSLVLTDFVGHVIPGALVLRLYSENIVSAGPMCQFLGGSLVFFGLCPLFLGCVMAIERCVGVTKPLLHSAVVTPTRSKLAVLCLWLTAGLVAFLPFLNFGRYGIQCPRTWCFIRLQGPVQHWTEDAFALLFCLLGVMALLVSLVCNTISGVTLIQARIKKQNCNRRAKSHDIEMVIQLIGIMMVSCICWSPLLVTVGLNSIRTVKELSWLSFLGVRMASWNQILDPWVYILLRRAVLRKLYTMLVSKTDFNKSKFDRWEISSFQSSERSVINKY; encoded by the exons ATGGCTCAATATGGGAACATGACAGTGCTCTATCAAGGCTTTGTTAATGGCAACAGCAGCTCTACGGTCAACAGTAGCCTCCTTCACAGCAGCCTATCCCAGAACAACACCAACCCTGTACTGTGTCCATGGAAGCCTACCAACTCGTCCATGGCTGTCGCGATTCCCAGCTTCTCAATGACTCTGGGTGCCTTGTCCAACATCATCGCCCTCGTCATCCTCATCAAATCCTACGCCCGGTTCCGCAGGCGATCCAAGGCCACCTTCCTGCTCTTCGCCAGCAGCCTGGTGCTGACTGACTTTGTCGGGCACGTCATCCCTGGCGCACTGGTCCTGCGGCTCTACTCGGAGAACATCGTCAGCGCTGGGCCCATGTGCCAGTTCCTGGGCGGCTCCTTGGTGTTCTTTGGCCTGTGCCCGCTCTTCCTGGGCTGCGTCATGGCGATCGAGCGGTGTGTAGGCGTCACCAAGCCCCTGCTCCACTCCGCCGTGGTGACCCCCACCAGGAGTAAGCTGGCCGTGCTCTGCCTTTGGCTGACGGCCGGGCTCGTCGCTTTCCTGCCCTTCCTGAACTTTGGCCGATATGGCATCCAGTGCCCAAGGACCTGGTGTTTCATCCGACTGCAAGGCCCTGTCCAGCACTGGACAGAGGATGCCTTTGCCCTGCTCTTCTGTCTCCTGGGAGTGATGGCCCTGTTGGTCTCACTGGTCTGCAACACTATCAGTGGAGTGACCCTCATCCAGGCCAGGATTAAGAAGCAGAATTGTAACCGCAGAGCAAAATCCCACGACATCGAAATGGTCATCCAATTAATTGGGATCATGATGGTGTCCTGCATCTGCTGGAGCCCTCTTCTG GTGACCGTCGGCCTGAACAGCATCCGGACTGTCAAGGAGCTCTCCTGGTTGAGCTTCCTCGGCGTGCGGATGGCATCCTGGAATCAGATCCTGGATCCCTGGGTGTACATCCTGCTCCGGAGGGCGGTCTTGAGGAAACTTTACACCATGCTTGTAAGCAAGACGGACTTCAATAAGAGCAAGTTTGACCGCTGGGAGATCAGCTCCTTTCAGAGTTCGGAACGCAGCGTCATCAACAAATACTGA